Proteins from one Desulfonema limicola genomic window:
- a CDS encoding adenylate/guanylate cyclase domain-containing protein: MRKYTVLVVDDDMFSLNLMTAALEESGYTAEAAEDGNSGLEIMREKNIDLVLLDLLMPVMDGFEVLRQMKSEKSLMHIPVIVTSGEIDPGSIIKCMEIGALDYLTKPCHREMLNTCIENVLRVAGGGQIKNRRKDSPGMMLVVDDDAMYRTLLTISLEERGYAVDQAENGKQAWDMICTAPYDLIFLDLVMPEMNGFELLELIKTNNKTDHIPVIVVSADDDMGSIVRCIEKGAADYLNKPFEPAILHARVNSSLASKRMHDKEQAYLENIREERRRSEKLLLNIMPKPIINRLKQGEKTIADYFEDVTVMFADIVGFTQLSGRVSPLELVNMLNNVFSMFDNAADRFGLEKIKTIGDAYMAVGGLPMPRADHAEAVADMALEMQKAITQMNKNNDNCLSIRIGIHSGPVIAGIIGTHKFSYDLWGDTVNIASRMESHGLVDSIHVSSLVYKQLKEKYLFEKRGIINVKGKGEMETWLLTGKK, translated from the coding sequence ATGCGGAAATATACGGTACTTGTAGTAGATGATGACATGTTCAGCCTTAATCTGATGACTGCTGCCCTGGAAGAAAGCGGATATACAGCAGAAGCAGCAGAAGACGGGAACAGCGGGCTGGAAATCATGCGGGAAAAAAACATTGATCTGGTACTGCTGGATCTGCTGATGCCGGTTATGGATGGATTCGAGGTTCTGCGTCAGATGAAATCTGAAAAATCATTGATGCATATACCGGTGATTGTAACCTCTGGAGAAATAGACCCGGGAAGCATTATAAAATGTATGGAAATTGGGGCATTGGATTATCTTACAAAACCCTGTCATCGTGAAATGCTGAATACCTGTATCGAAAATGTCCTCCGGGTAGCCGGGGGCGGTCAAATTAAAAACCGCAGAAAAGATTCTCCTGGAATGATGCTTGTAGTGGATGACGATGCCATGTACAGGACCCTGCTGACAATCAGCCTGGAAGAACGCGGCTATGCTGTTGACCAGGCTGAAAACGGAAAACAGGCATGGGATATGATATGCACTGCACCATATGACTTGATTTTCCTTGATCTTGTAATGCCGGAGATGAATGGATTTGAACTGCTGGAACTAATAAAAACCAACAATAAGACAGACCATATTCCCGTGATTGTGGTTTCAGCAGACGATGATATGGGCAGTATTGTGCGCTGTATTGAAAAAGGTGCTGCCGATTATCTCAACAAGCCTTTTGAGCCTGCAATCCTCCATGCCCGTGTTAATTCTTCCCTGGCATCTAAACGGATGCACGATAAAGAACAGGCATATCTTGAAAATATCCGCGAGGAGCGCCGGAGATCAGAAAAACTCCTGCTTAATATCATGCCCAAACCCATCATCAACCGGCTTAAACAGGGAGAGAAAACCATTGCCGACTATTTTGAAGATGTTACGGTCATGTTTGCCGATATTGTCGGTTTTACCCAGCTTTCCGGCAGGGTATCGCCTCTTGAACTGGTAAATATGCTCAATAATGTATTTTCCATGTTTGATAATGCAGCAGACCGTTTTGGACTGGAAAAAATAAAAACCATAGGAGACGCTTACATGGCAGTAGGGGGGCTGCCAATGCCCCGTGCTGATCATGCTGAAGCTGTTGCTGACATGGCTTTGGAAATGCAAAAAGCAATTACCCAGATGAATAAAAATAATGACAACTGCCTGAGTATCCGCATCGGGATACATTCAGGCCCGGTTATTGCCGGCATTATCGGGACACACAAATTCAGCTATGACCTGTGGGGAGATACAGTAAATATCGCCAGCCGCATGGAATCCCACGGACTTGTTGACAGCATCCATGTTTCATCTTTGGTTTATAAACAACTGAAAGAAAAATATCTATTTGAAAAACGGGGAATTATTAATGTAAAAGGCAAGGGGGAAATGGAAACATGGCTGCTGACTGGTAAAAAATAA
- a CDS encoding ATP-binding protein, producing the protein MREFNTTGPCDPDIHYTVMRENLISKGIEKVKKGRFFTIFAPRQSGKTTYFQLLIRKLRDNYTPIWVTFENLASVSREDFYLDFGEQIGEELSKEGAVYDYSIKDQRSLGKFFKTIRGQIKPIALFIDEFEGIPDCVINELMHTFRRMYHRKKDYNLHSLALVGVSTVAELVVSSASPFNIAEEFQIPYFSCEEVYSLISQYVFESGQSFEENAIKAIYENTGGQPGLVCAVSKYIIETLVPDRKLPVTINHYYKAQNHFLTERFDKNIINIVQKAREKKDFILKLLFSEKNILFSVHDPDIAWLYANGVIDKDNGNTDMLVPLYKKVMITAFRPLINGESDYYIPSLHETMHSYLTPDHGLNVNALLKEYSAYVRRRGFRAFDNEKLKEAACHYSLDGFINFFIVRLGGQTFIEVPSGRGRTDILIRYKDKTYIIEIKIYSDNTYFQKGKIQLAQYLKSEGLSQGYYAVFSSIHTEKDILYSDEIIDGRKIYTHIILTNFEQPSRLPLPEELKITEPEIIACNMLKMGTFSKEQIAQATGVNIKRIESLSGLCRADKEK; encoded by the coding sequence ATGCGAGAATTCAACACAACCGGACCTTGTGATCCTGATATTCACTATACTGTCATGCGCGAAAATCTTATTTCCAAAGGCATTGAAAAGGTAAAAAAAGGACGTTTTTTTACCATATTTGCGCCAAGACAGTCAGGAAAAACAACATATTTCCAGCTTCTTATACGGAAACTCAGGGATAATTACACACCAATCTGGGTTACTTTTGAAAATCTTGCATCAGTGAGCAGAGAAGATTTTTATCTGGATTTTGGTGAGCAGATAGGAGAAGAGCTGTCAAAAGAAGGAGCTGTATATGATTATTCCATTAAGGATCAGCGTTCTTTGGGTAAATTTTTTAAAACAATCCGCGGGCAGATAAAGCCAATAGCTCTTTTCATTGACGAATTCGAAGGCATTCCGGACTGTGTTATTAATGAACTTATGCACACCTTCAGAAGAATGTATCATCGAAAAAAAGATTATAATCTTCATTCACTGGCTTTAGTCGGTGTAAGCACGGTCGCAGAACTGGTAGTATCTTCGGCATCTCCGTTTAACATAGCCGAAGAATTTCAAATCCCCTATTTCTCCTGTGAAGAGGTTTATTCCCTGATAAGTCAATATGTTTTTGAATCAGGTCAGTCTTTTGAGGAAAATGCCATAAAAGCAATTTATGAAAATACAGGGGGGCAGCCCGGCCTGGTCTGTGCAGTTTCCAAATATATTATTGAAACACTGGTACCTGACAGAAAACTGCCGGTTACAATTAATCATTACTATAAAGCCCAGAACCATTTCCTTACTGAACGATTTGATAAAAATATTATTAATATTGTTCAGAAAGCCCGTGAGAAAAAGGATTTTATCCTGAAACTGCTTTTCAGTGAAAAAAACATTCTTTTTTCCGTTCATGACCCTGATATTGCCTGGCTGTATGCAAACGGTGTGATTGACAAAGACAACGGGAATACGGACATGCTTGTACCGCTTTACAAAAAAGTTATGATCACTGCATTCCGGCCATTGATAAACGGAGAGAGTGATTATTATATCCCATCCCTTCATGAAACCATGCACAGCTACCTGACCCCGGATCACGGGCTGAATGTAAATGCTTTACTTAAAGAATACAGTGCATATGTCCGCAGGCGTGGATTTCGGGCTTTTGACAATGAAAAACTGAAAGAGGCTGCCTGTCACTATTCTCTGGATGGATTCATTAATTTTTTTATCGTACGTCTTGGCGGACAGACATTTATCGAAGTGCCTTCGGGCAGGGGCAGAACCGATATACTGATTCGGTATAAAGATAAAACCTATATTATTGAAATAAAAATTTATTCTGACAATACATATTTTCAAAAAGGTAAGATTCAACTGGCCCAATATCTGAAATCCGAAGGACTTTCTCAGGGATATTATGCTGTTTTCAGCAGCATACATACAGAAAAAGATATTCTGTATTCAGATGAAATAATTGACGGCCGGAAAATATATACCCATATCATACTTACAAACTTTGAACAGCCGAGCCGCCTTCCCCTGCCCGAAGAACTGAAAATCACAGAGCCGGAAATCATTGCCTGCAACATGCTGAAAATGGGAACATTTTCAAAGGAACAAATTGCACAGGCAACCGGGGTAAATATCAAAAGAATTGAAAGCCTGTCAGGTTTATGTCGGGCTGATAAGGAAAAATAA
- a CDS encoding CHAT domain-containing protein — MGEECGKTGNINIRVTGNFLLSGVNPYGGWESNIGTDTGGSNAGGNIFLEAGSVTLENGAAITAVTHTGGNGGNININAADSFHIRGSSPMKEFFLDGRIFDYSKYTIKDKFSAVLSNSYDTDKDAGNSGTISVHAKNINISDQGMISTSSAGGGKAGDIRLETGTLNLKNNASIVSESTLLENGGEAGKINISADSVQISGASALNTEAHGAGGGQINVNAENLVYLNNSEITSSVKQGVGKGGDITAVSKSMILNHGNITANAEQGDGGAVFIQAENFLKSSNSITQAASRRGNQGTVKIEAPDINITGALTILPENYTDPVQWLTTPCAQRTAEDISRFVIKQRDGLPQSFDDLLSVISCQLSESRQTPLTTEISIADSYMAKGHYRKAEKVLDNALPLMEASQDIAEKALFYAVSGDLRLILDDMEGAVLNTQKGLEQARQAGVPLVSASLLNCLGNIRSAGTNWQGAVEAYGESLDMINNSDTDPALKSDMKARVFINIIRTEINRKEYEKALTAAEKAAWEIEKQPDGYAKAASQLALYLAVRKIPDFSKNQENILAEAARIGESIENNRIASLAWGYLGQYYEKQGDYIHALKMSRKAVFFAAQEYNPDILYRWQWQTGRLAARKKKFEQAAALYEAAIETLNPVRTMFFTGFREPGSAFETSVKPLYTEFVQLLTEQAEQNPLDTPVLLAKTADTLEMLKKAEIQDFYRDECLEQQETGQYRPGIPAKTAVLYPIPMPDQLILLFMFPDSMKYIRVPVSSAEVEKRAEKLRKSLESWEDDFLEDTKYLYDCLIRPAKAQLDARDIDTLIIVPEGALSLIPFSILHSGGHFLIDEYALATVPALGMTDTRLNEKTGRHILLGGLSKFRGKSVPLENVEKELAFVANLAKSRILLNQDFTISNLETEIMNQDYDTLHLATHAVFGDSPENTFLLTYGGRLTLGALDRLSGMKKYQGKQLDLLALSACETAAGDARAAFGLAGTAVRAGVKSVLAALWKVDDRAASLIIEEFYRQLVTENQTKAAALQKAQKKMIHDREFSHPAYWGPFLLIGNWM, encoded by the coding sequence ATGGGGGAAGAATGCGGTAAAACTGGTAACATTAATATCCGGGTAACTGGAAACTTTTTATTATCCGGTGTTAATCCATACGGCGGGTGGGAATCAAATATTGGTACAGATACCGGCGGGAGCAATGCAGGCGGAAATATTTTTCTGGAAGCAGGTTCGGTAACTCTTGAAAACGGTGCAGCGATTACCGCTGTTACTCATACGGGCGGGAACGGCGGGAATATTAATATCAATGCTGCGGATTCTTTTCATATCAGGGGAAGTTCGCCCATGAAAGAGTTTTTTTTAGATGGAAGAATATTCGATTACAGCAAATATACAATTAAGGATAAATTCAGTGCCGTTCTGTCAAATTCATATGACACGGATAAAGATGCAGGCAATTCCGGGACAATTTCTGTTCACGCAAAAAATATCAATATTTCTGATCAAGGAATGATAAGCACTTCCAGTGCAGGCGGGGGTAAAGCCGGAGATATAAGACTGGAAACAGGCACTCTTAACCTGAAAAACAATGCTTCAATTGTATCAGAAAGCACCCTGCTGGAAAACGGCGGTGAAGCCGGTAAAATAAACATCAGCGCTGATTCAGTCCAAATATCAGGTGCCAGCGCTTTAAATACAGAGGCACATGGAGCAGGCGGAGGGCAGATAAATGTCAATGCAGAAAATCTGGTTTATCTGAATAACAGTGAAATCACCAGCAGCGTAAAACAGGGTGTGGGCAAAGGCGGCGATATTACAGCAGTTTCCAAATCCATGATTTTAAATCACGGCAATATCACGGCCAATGCAGAACAGGGAGACGGCGGGGCTGTTTTTATCCAGGCAGAAAATTTTCTCAAATCATCAAACAGCATAACCCAGGCCGCTTCCAGGCGCGGAAATCAGGGAACCGTAAAAATTGAAGCACCTGATATTAATATAACAGGCGCTCTTACAATTCTGCCTGAAAATTATACTGATCCTGTCCAATGGCTCACAACCCCATGCGCACAGAGAACAGCAGAAGACATCAGCCGTTTTGTCATCAAACAGAGAGACGGCCTTCCCCAGTCTTTTGACGACCTTTTGTCAGTTATCAGTTGTCAGTTATCAGAATCCCGGCAAACACCTTTAACAACTGAAATCAGTATTGCAGATTCATACATGGCAAAGGGGCATTACCGGAAAGCAGAAAAAGTCCTGGATAATGCACTGCCTCTGATGGAAGCATCACAAGATATTGCGGAAAAAGCACTGTTTTACGCTGTTTCAGGTGATCTCAGGCTGATTCTTGATGACATGGAAGGGGCTGTTTTGAATACGCAAAAAGGACTGGAACAAGCCAGGCAGGCCGGTGTTCCCCTGGTTAGTGCTTCGCTTCTTAACTGTCTTGGCAATATCCGCAGTGCAGGGACTAACTGGCAGGGCGCAGTAGAAGCCTACGGGGAAAGCCTGGATATGATAAACAATTCCGATACAGACCCTGCCCTGAAATCAGATATGAAAGCCAGGGTGTTTATCAATATAATCCGCACGGAAATTAATCGGAAGGAATACGAAAAAGCTTTGACAGCAGCAGAAAAAGCTGCCTGGGAGATTGAAAAACAGCCGGACGGTTATGCCAAAGCCGCCAGCCAGCTTGCCCTTTACCTGGCTGTCCGGAAAATCCCTGATTTTTCTAAAAACCAGGAAAACATCCTTGCAGAAGCGGCACGTATCGGGGAAAGCATAGAAAATAACCGCATTGCCTCCCTTGCCTGGGGTTATCTGGGACAGTATTATGAAAAACAGGGAGATTATATCCATGCCCTTAAAATGAGCCGGAAAGCTGTTTTTTTTGCAGCACAGGAATATAATCCTGACATTCTCTACCGCTGGCAGTGGCAGACCGGAAGACTGGCAGCACGGAAAAAGAAATTTGAACAGGCTGCCGCACTTTATGAGGCAGCTATTGAAACCTTAAATCCTGTCCGCACCATGTTTTTCACAGGATTCAGGGAACCAGGGTCTGCATTTGAAACCAGTGTTAAACCCCTTTATACTGAGTTTGTACAACTGCTCACCGAGCAGGCAGAGCAAAACCCTTTGGATACACCTGTATTGCTGGCAAAAACCGCAGATACACTGGAAATGCTTAAAAAGGCTGAGATCCAGGATTTTTACAGGGATGAATGCCTGGAACAACAGGAAACCGGACAATACAGACCAGGGATTCCAGCAAAAACGGCAGTATTATACCCCATCCCCATGCCGGATCAGCTTATTCTGCTGTTTATGTTCCCGGACAGCATGAAATATATCAGGGTTCCGGTATCATCGGCAGAGGTTGAGAAAAGAGCGGAAAAACTGCGTAAAAGCCTGGAATCATGGGAGGATGATTTTCTGGAAGATACAAAATATCTTTACGACTGCCTGATTCGTCCCGCAAAGGCACAACTGGATGCCCGGGATATAGATACCCTGATTATTGTCCCGGAAGGGGCGCTGTCTTTGATTCCCTTTTCCATTCTTCACAGCGGCGGGCATTTCCTTATTGATGAATATGCCCTGGCAACCGTACCAGCCCTCGGGATGACAGACACACGGCTAAATGAAAAAACCGGCAGACACATCCTGCTTGGAGGTCTTTCCAAATTCAGGGGAAAATCTGTTCCCCTGGAAAATGTGGAAAAGGAACTGGCATTTGTGGCAAATCTGGCCAAAAGCAGGATACTGCTGAATCAGGATTTCACAATATCAAACCTGGAAACGGAAATCATGAACCAGGATTATGATACCCTTCACCTGGCAACCCATGCAGTATTTGGCGACAGTCCTGAAAATACCTTCCTGCTTACCTATGGCGGAAGACTTACCCTGGGCGCTCTTGACCGTCTGTCGGGTATGAAAAAATATCAGGGAAAGCAGTTAGACCTGCTGGCTTTGAGCGCATGCGAAACAGCAGCAGGAGATGCACGGGCAGCCTTCGGGCTTGCCGGCACAGCGGTCAGGGCAGGTGTAAAAAGCGTCCTGGCTGCCCTCTGGAAAGTGGACGACCGGGCAGCATCCCTTATTATCGAAGAATTTTACCGGCAGCTTGTAACAGAAAATCAGACAAAGGCCGCAGCTTTGCAGAAGGCACAGAAAAAAATGATTCATGACAGAGAGTTCAGTCATCCGGCATACTGGGGACCTTTTCTGCTCATCGGGAACTGGATGTAA
- a CDS encoding IS1380 family transposase — MNKKTKKKLNKRKKKIEKRIERKNWDDQSSPMFAGSNIHYDIDGRNNGIACGGIGVIQMLAQKIGLTKEIDENLHILKRHLPYHDSDHILNIAYNILAGGTTLEDIDLQRNDDAFLNAIGAEIIPDPTTAGDFLRRFEKEDIIKLMDIKNKIRQRIWEQQSQNFKKEAVINVDGTICKTTGECKEGMDISYNGQWGYHPLVVSLANTREPLYIINRSGNVASHDDSAQWIDKALELVSGTFDKIYLRGDTDFSLTQNFDKWDKSCTFVFGIDAMPNLVKIAKNDIDHWELLEKEEKYEVKTKPRKRPKNVKQDVVKKRNFKKVITESEHVGEFSYQPVKCDKAYRIVVLKKQLKVVKGTKHLSDDIRYFFYIGNDWKKVPEQILKFYRKRADHENDIEQLKNGVKALHSPSNTFFANWAYMVIAALAWDLKSWYGLMQPYRPVGVQIIRMEFKRFVNTFINIPCIIIKTGRKICYNIIGYNTRLKLLLNFACKLRKFSFP; from the coding sequence GTGAATAAAAAAACAAAGAAAAAACTCAACAAGCGCAAGAAGAAAATTGAAAAAAGAATTGAGAGAAAGAACTGGGACGACCAATCTTCTCCCATGTTCGCAGGGTCTAATATACACTACGATATTGACGGGCGTAACAATGGTATTGCCTGTGGAGGTATCGGGGTTATCCAGATGCTTGCTCAAAAAATTGGATTGACGAAAGAGATTGATGAAAATCTCCATATTCTCAAACGTCATCTGCCCTACCATGATTCAGATCATATCCTTAATATTGCATACAACATACTTGCGGGAGGTACAACCCTTGAGGATATTGACCTGCAAAGAAATGACGATGCCTTTCTCAATGCAATAGGAGCAGAGATTATTCCCGACCCCACAACTGCCGGTGATTTTCTCAGGCGTTTTGAAAAAGAAGATATTATTAAGTTGATGGATATAAAAAATAAAATTCGTCAAAGAATCTGGGAGCAGCAGTCCCAAAATTTTAAAAAGGAAGCTGTTATTAATGTTGACGGGACAATATGCAAAACAACCGGTGAGTGTAAGGAAGGTATGGATATTTCCTACAACGGACAGTGGGGATACCATCCTCTTGTCGTATCATTGGCCAATACCAGGGAACCCCTTTATATTATTAATCGTTCAGGTAATGTCGCTTCTCATGATGATTCTGCACAATGGATTGATAAAGCTCTGGAACTTGTTTCAGGCACTTTTGATAAAATTTATCTTCGCGGAGATACGGATTTTAGCCTGACACAAAATTTTGATAAATGGGACAAAAGCTGTACATTTGTCTTTGGTATAGATGCTATGCCAAATCTGGTCAAAATTGCAAAAAATGATATAGACCACTGGGAATTGCTTGAAAAGGAAGAAAAATATGAAGTAAAAACAAAACCTCGCAAGCGTCCGAAAAATGTAAAGCAGGATGTTGTCAAGAAAAGAAATTTTAAAAAAGTCATAACTGAATCAGAACATGTTGGTGAATTTTCTTATCAACCTGTAAAGTGCGATAAGGCATATCGAATAGTTGTTTTAAAAAAGCAGTTAAAGGTAGTCAAAGGGACAAAGCATCTTAGCGATGATATCCGTTATTTTTTCTATATCGGAAATGATTGGAAAAAGGTGCCCGAACAAATTCTTAAATTTTATCGAAAACGAGCCGATCATGAAAATGATATAGAGCAATTGAAAAACGGTGTTAAAGCTCTTCATTCACCTTCAAACACATTTTTTGCCAATTGGGCGTATATGGTAATTGCTGCATTGGCATGGGACTTGAAATCCTGGTATGGATTGATGCAGCCTTACCGTCCGGTCGGTGTTCAAATTATACGCATGGAATTCAAACGTTTTGTTAATACCTTTATCAATATCCCATGTATTATAATAAAAACAGGCCGAAAGATTTGCTACAATATAATAGGCTATAACACACGCTTAAAACTACTGCTTAATTTTGCTTGCAAGCTGAGAAAATTCAGCTTTCCATAA
- a CDS encoding filamentous hemagglutinin N-terminal domain-containing protein yields the protein MLIILKKIWTAVFIAALCFTAPVFADGAHPKGISTDGSFGQKININGPHYEIKAEYGKQAGQNLFHSFEQFNIHLNESAAFTGPDSVQNIISRITGSEISWIDGKLRSQIDGADLYLLNPAGFMFGPNASLDISGSFHVSTADYLKMGENDKFFSKPLQSEVLSVAPPSAFGFMDNNFSSISFEGRGKISEDQWDKNPSGLSVSEGESISVISSNIEMKNGTWFETIEAGELGYINVYEEKLTGTLTAPGGQINMAGLASGGEVSVENGKPEIGNIQGGSINISGKSLIDVSGSGAGSVFIQTGKFVSHDSAVYGKNFGNKDSGRIEIQADTISFENGSEINGSVYGQGNGVDVTLKASETVKFSGADELKNVSRIFLDTHSKVNDAGDAGSLNIAAKDILFSDGAYISGSTFGSGNSGNIFLRAENDVSFKGIGYDPETNYFQRFYNGDNPVNPEASFGGIFSFAHLFSTGGNGGNIDIKGNDIFLTDSASILSMTLGTGNAGIINIRADHSILMNQSIGPCEWNGGLSVLTFGGDAGNILIEAGDLTIKDGYGISANPNISMKRE from the coding sequence TGCTGCTTTATGCTTTACTGCTCCTGTTTTTGCAGACGGAGCGCATCCCAAAGGCATTTCCACAGACGGCAGTTTCGGACAGAAGATAAATATTAATGGTCCTCATTATGAAATCAAGGCAGAATACGGGAAACAAGCAGGACAGAACCTGTTTCACAGCTTTGAGCAGTTTAATATCCATTTAAATGAAAGCGCTGCTTTTACAGGGCCTGATTCGGTGCAGAATATCATTTCCAGGATTACTGGCAGTGAAATTTCATGGATTGACGGCAAACTGCGCTCTCAAATTGACGGGGCTGATTTATATCTCCTGAATCCGGCAGGTTTTATGTTCGGGCCAAATGCCTCACTGGATATTTCAGGCTCTTTTCACGTCAGCACAGCCGATTATCTGAAAATGGGTGAAAACGATAAATTCTTTTCAAAGCCCTTGCAAAGCGAGGTGCTTTCAGTCGCTCCCCCAAGTGCTTTTGGTTTCATGGACAACAACTTTTCCAGCATAAGTTTTGAAGGCAGGGGGAAAATTTCAGAAGATCAATGGGATAAAAATCCTTCGGGTCTTTCGGTTTCAGAAGGAGAAAGCATCTCTGTTATCAGCAGTAATATAGAGATGAAAAACGGCACATGGTTTGAGACTATTGAAGCGGGAGAATTAGGATATATTAACGTCTATGAAGAAAAACTGACCGGAACCCTTACAGCTCCAGGCGGTCAGATAAATATGGCCGGTCTTGCCTCAGGAGGCGAGGTGTCAGTTGAAAACGGAAAACCTGAAATCGGAAATATTCAGGGCGGAAGCATTAACATTTCCGGCAAATCCCTTATTGATGTAAGCGGCAGCGGCGCAGGAAGCGTTTTTATCCAGACCGGTAAATTTGTCTCACACGACAGTGCGGTTTATGGAAAAAATTTCGGGAATAAAGACAGCGGCAGGATTGAAATTCAGGCAGATACCATTTCCTTTGAAAACGGTTCTGAAATAAACGGCAGTGTTTACGGACAGGGAAACGGCGTTGATGTTACACTGAAAGCATCTGAAACAGTTAAATTTTCCGGGGCTGATGAACTGAAAAACGTAAGCAGGATTTTCCTTGATACTCACAGCAAAGTCAATGATGCAGGTGATGCCGGAAGTCTTAATATCGCTGCCAAAGATATTCTTTTTTCAGACGGGGCATATATTTCAGGCAGTACATTCGGAAGCGGAAACAGCGGGAATATATTTTTAAGAGCTGAAAATGATGTCAGTTTCAAGGGAATCGGTTATGATCCTGAAACCAATTACTTCCAGCGTTTTTATAACGGGGATAATCCGGTTAATCCTGAAGCTTCTTTTGGAGGTATTTTCAGTTTTGCCCATTTGTTCAGCACAGGAGGAAACGGCGGAAATATTGATATAAAAGGGAATGATATTTTTTTAACAGACAGCGCCTCAATTCTTTCCATGACACTTGGAACTGGAAACGCTGGAATTATAAATATCCGGGCAGATCATTCCATTTTAATGAACCAAAGCATCGGACCCTGTGAATGGAACGGAGGGTTAAGCGTGCTGACCTTTGGAGGAGATGCAGGCAATATCTTAATAGAAGCCGGTGATCTGACAATAAAAGATGGATACGGCATATCTGCTAACCCCAATATAAGCATGAAAAGAGAATAA